The following proteins are co-located in the Maridesulfovibrio sp. genome:
- a CDS encoding holin family protein, with protein sequence MIGSILDLGSTIIDKIWPDAGEREKAKLRLMEMQNRGELADLESRVKIMLAEMSGNWLQRSWRPILMLTIVAIVANNYLLYPYLALFWVKAPHLELPAQLWSLMELGLGGYVVGRSAEKVAKTWREKNG encoded by the coding sequence ATGATCGGTTCAATTCTTGATCTCGGATCAACCATCATCGACAAAATTTGGCCCGATGCCGGGGAACGAGAAAAAGCCAAGCTCAGGCTTATGGAAATGCAGAACAGGGGTGAGCTGGCAGACCTTGAATCAAGGGTCAAGATCATGCTGGCTGAAATGTCCGGCAACTGGTTGCAGCGTTCATGGCGTCCGATCCTGATGCTGACCATCGTTGCCATCGTAGCCAACAATTACCTTCTTTATCCTTACCTTGCTTTGTTTTGGGTCAAGGCTCCTCATTTGGAATTGCCGGCACAGCTCTGGTCTCTCATGGAGTTGGGACTTGGTGGGTATGTGGTCGGGCGTAGCGCCGAGAAAGTTGCAAAAACATGGAGGGAGAAAAATGGTTGA
- a CDS encoding ABC transporter permease, giving the protein MSLHLFSFKRFMAMAGKEFIQMRRDRLTFAMMIGIPLIQIILFGFAINSDPRHLPLAVLSGDNSRYSRSIVAGMQASTYFDVDKFINSRAEANRLLELGEVQFVLTIPEQFGLDIERGERPVLLLEADATDPMATGNAVNSMREIINRALARELKGSLSYLLPENSAVDLRIHADYNPEAISQYNIVPGLMGVILTLTLVMITSLAITRETERGTMENLLTTPVRPLEVMMGKIIPYVMVGYIQMMLIMAASIFLFHVPINGNPLIVFTYSAIFIAANLTVGVTISTVAHNQLQAVQMSIFFFLPSLLLSGFMFPFRGMPDWAQNLGSILPLTHYLRLVRGVLLKGTGWEESLYHLWPIVVFWIIVIIVGLKKYRQTLD; this is encoded by the coding sequence ATGAGTTTACATTTATTCTCATTCAAAAGGTTCATGGCTATGGCCGGAAAAGAATTCATCCAGATGCGCCGGGACCGTTTAACTTTTGCCATGATGATCGGCATCCCTCTGATTCAGATCATCCTCTTCGGGTTCGCCATCAACTCCGACCCGCGCCATCTTCCACTTGCCGTGCTTTCCGGTGACAATTCACGCTATTCAAGATCAATCGTGGCCGGAATGCAGGCCAGCACCTACTTCGATGTAGATAAATTCATTAACTCACGGGCCGAAGCCAACCGTCTTCTGGAACTTGGCGAAGTCCAATTCGTGCTGACTATCCCCGAACAGTTCGGCTTGGACATTGAACGAGGAGAACGCCCGGTACTGCTTCTGGAAGCGGATGCCACCGACCCGATGGCTACAGGCAATGCAGTAAATTCCATGCGAGAAATCATAAACCGGGCCTTAGCACGGGAGCTCAAAGGATCGCTCAGTTACCTACTGCCCGAAAACAGCGCAGTAGACCTGCGCATCCACGCTGATTACAACCCAGAAGCAATCAGCCAGTACAACATCGTCCCCGGTTTGATGGGGGTTATCCTGACCCTGACACTGGTTATGATAACCTCGCTGGCAATCACCCGCGAAACCGAACGCGGAACAATGGAAAACCTGCTGACCACCCCGGTCCGCCCGCTGGAAGTAATGATGGGCAAGATTATCCCTTACGTCATGGTCGGCTACATCCAGATGATGCTAATCATGGCGGCATCCATTTTTCTTTTCCACGTACCAATTAACGGCAACCCGCTAATTGTGTTCACATATTCAGCCATTTTCATTGCTGCGAACCTGACCGTAGGCGTAACCATCTCCACCGTAGCCCACAACCAGTTGCAGGCCGTGCAGATGTCCATATTCTTCTTCCTGCCCTCGCTGCTGCTATCCGGCTTCATGTTCCCCTTCCGGGGCATGCCGGACTGGGCACAAAACCTAGGTTCCATCCTCCCGCTGACCCACTACCTGCGCTTAGTGCGCGGAGTCCTGCTCAAAGGAACAGGCTGGGAGGAATCCCTGTATCACCTCTGGCCCATCGTGGTTTTCTGGATAATTGTGATTATTGTCGGGTTGAAGAAGTATCGGCAGACTTTGGATTAA
- a CDS encoding Com family DNA-binding transcriptional regulator, producing the protein MSEHRCPVCRRLLMKGKVVEVQVKCPKCKKLVRIVGDS; encoded by the coding sequence ATGAGTGAACATCGCTGCCCGGTTTGCCGCAGGCTTTTGATGAAAGGCAAAGTTGTTGAAGTGCAGGTTAAGTGCCCAAAGTGCAAGAAGCTTGTGAGGATTGTCGGAGATAGCTAA
- a CDS encoding DUF4198 domain-containing protein — MKFIKSTTLVLSCLLAVLCCSTAFAHEFIIKPVQFTAEKDHVVPFSVVSAHVFMISEEMEPIKEVEANLIMGGKTTPLKLSENEMLMTLDGQLTPKAEGTAIIAGHRNGIIWTQTTQGWKQQSKKGLKGVIGSGKYEKFCKTLITVGKADGSYKKAVGHKLEIMPMSDPTLAKVGDEIEFQTLLDGKPVSVESMTATYDGFSMTPNTYAYFTEPYGNGLAKVKISAPGTWMVRVQYKNANPTADYDSYVMRAVLVFEVK; from the coding sequence ATGAAATTTATAAAATCAACCACTCTCGTACTGTCCTGCCTGCTCGCGGTTCTGTGCTGCTCAACCGCATTTGCACATGAATTCATCATTAAACCTGTGCAGTTTACCGCTGAAAAGGACCATGTTGTACCCTTCAGCGTTGTATCTGCACATGTCTTCATGATCAGTGAAGAAATGGAACCTATCAAAGAGGTAGAAGCCAACCTCATTATGGGCGGCAAGACCACTCCCCTGAAACTTTCTGAAAATGAAATGCTCATGACTTTGGACGGTCAGCTCACCCCTAAGGCAGAAGGTACCGCTATCATTGCCGGACATCGTAACGGCATCATCTGGACCCAGACCACTCAGGGTTGGAAGCAGCAGTCCAAGAAAGGCTTGAAAGGCGTTATCGGAAGCGGAAAATATGAAAAATTCTGCAAAACCCTGATAACTGTGGGCAAAGCTGACGGCAGCTACAAAAAAGCAGTCGGGCACAAGCTTGAAATCATGCCCATGAGCGACCCTACTCTGGCTAAAGTAGGTGATGAAATAGAATTCCAGACCCTGCTGGACGGCAAGCCTGTTTCTGTCGAAAGCATGACCGCTACTTATGACGGATTCAGCATGACTCCCAACACCTATGCCTACTTTACCGAGCCCTACGGAAACGGCCTTGCAAAAGTAAAAATTTCCGCTCCCGGAACATGGATGGTCCGTGTGCAGTACAAAAACGCCAACCCCACTGCCGATTACGACAGCTATGTAATGCGTGCAGTGCTGGTTTTTGAAGTGAAATAA
- a CDS encoding Na+/H+ antiporter NhaC family protein, translating into MRNWRGLLLLTVLFTLLCQPAFAADSSLGPVNAKVYGLFTLIPPLVAIVLAFITKNVVLSLFIGVFSGAFMLEAKGFDIYNGFIGGFLRLSNEILGSLADSWNAGIVLQCLAIGGLIALVSKMGGAKAIADALAKKAKSPRSSQFVTWVLGLFIFFDDYANSLTVGPIMRPVTDKMKVSREKLAFIIDATAAPIAGIALISTWVAYEVGLIRDGLQGIGYTMNAYGVFVETIPYRFYNILILVFILATIWFMREFGPMYKAEHRARTTGKVLDDKAKPMVADEATELQPAEDVDPSIWYAIIPIGTLIVAAFLGFYFNGYNGIMGGDDAALKQIFADAPMSFTAIREAFGASDASVVLFQAALIAGVVALAIAIGKRILTVDEAISTWVQGVKSLNITAVILLLAWSLSGIIKELGTAAYLVNVLSDTIPTFLLPSIIFVMGSIISFATGTSYGTMGILMPLCIPLAYALVPEQGYVILNIGAVLTGAIFGDHCSPISDTTILSSMGSACDHIDHTRTQLFYAIPVALISIFFGYIPAGLGMPVLLVLPLGIVAVLATVRFLGKPVSN; encoded by the coding sequence ATGCGCAATTGGAGAGGACTGTTATTACTGACAGTTTTATTTACGCTGCTCTGCCAGCCCGCATTCGCGGCTGACTCCAGCCTCGGCCCGGTTAACGCCAAAGTGTACGGTCTGTTTACACTCATTCCGCCGCTTGTTGCCATTGTTCTGGCTTTCATTACCAAGAACGTTGTTCTTTCACTTTTCATCGGTGTTTTTTCCGGTGCTTTCATGCTCGAAGCCAAAGGCTTTGATATTTATAACGGTTTCATAGGCGGCTTCCTGCGACTGTCCAACGAAATACTCGGTTCTCTTGCCGACTCATGGAACGCAGGTATAGTACTCCAGTGTCTCGCTATCGGCGGCCTCATTGCGCTGGTTTCCAAAATGGGCGGTGCAAAAGCAATTGCTGACGCTCTGGCTAAAAAGGCAAAAAGCCCGCGCAGTTCCCAGTTTGTTACTTGGGTGCTCGGTCTTTTCATCTTTTTTGACGACTATGCAAACTCCCTCACCGTCGGCCCCATCATGCGCCCAGTGACTGATAAAATGAAAGTTTCCCGCGAGAAGCTTGCTTTCATAATCGACGCCACCGCAGCACCCATTGCCGGTATCGCGCTGATCTCCACCTGGGTTGCCTACGAAGTCGGCCTGATCCGCGACGGTCTGCAAGGTATCGGCTACACCATGAACGCTTACGGTGTTTTCGTGGAAACCATTCCTTACCGTTTTTACAACATTCTCATTCTGGTCTTCATCCTCGCTACCATCTGGTTCATGCGTGAATTCGGCCCCATGTACAAAGCTGAACACCGCGCCCGTACCACAGGTAAAGTCCTTGATGACAAAGCCAAGCCCATGGTCGCAGATGAAGCAACTGAACTGCAGCCTGCAGAAGATGTTGACCCCAGCATCTGGTACGCAATTATTCCCATCGGAACCCTGATCGTTGCAGCCTTCCTCGGCTTCTACTTCAACGGTTACAATGGAATTATGGGCGGTGACGATGCTGCACTCAAGCAGATTTTTGCAGATGCTCCCATGAGTTTTACCGCTATCCGCGAAGCTTTCGGTGCTTCCGACGCTTCCGTTGTTCTCTTTCAGGCAGCACTTATCGCCGGTGTTGTGGCTCTGGCCATTGCCATCGGCAAGCGCATCCTGACCGTGGACGAAGCTATATCCACCTGGGTACAGGGAGTTAAATCCCTGAACATCACTGCAGTAATCCTGCTGCTGGCATGGTCCCTCTCCGGTATCATCAAGGAACTCGGAACCGCCGCTTACCTCGTAAACGTGCTTTCCGACACCATTCCGACCTTCCTGCTGCCTTCCATCATCTTTGTGATGGGTTCCATCATCTCCTTTGCAACAGGCACTTCCTACGGAACCATGGGAATCCTCATGCCGCTCTGCATCCCGCTGGCCTACGCGCTGGTTCCCGAACAGGGCTACGTAATCCTGAACATCGGTGCAGTCCTCACCGGAGCTATCTTCGGCGACCACTGCTCCCCCATCTCGGACACCACAATCCTGTCCTCCATGGGTTCCGCATGTGACCACATCGACCACACCAGAACACAGCTGTTCTACGCCATCCCGGTAGCACTTATTTCCATCTTCTTCGGCTACATCCCCGCAGGACTCGGAATGCCCGTACTGCTGGTACTGCCGCTGGGCATTGTAGCTGTTCTTGCAACAGTACGCTTCCTCGGCAAGCCTGTTTCGAACTAA
- a CDS encoding ABC transporter ATP-binding protein produces the protein MTEQTVIDVSGVTKSFGPKTVVKGLDMQVRKGEIFGFLGPNGSGKTTFIRMLCGLLRPDSGSGTCLGYDIIEEAEFIKPKVGYMAQKFSLYGDLTVKENLDFLARAYQLPNRRKLVDDAIERMNMGRFTNQLAGSLSGGWKQRLALTGCTLHNPQLLLLDEPTAGVDPSARRDFWDEVHNLAAQGITALISTHYMDEAERCHRLAYIAYGDLLAKGTLDELVSNSGLHTWTLNGPNLNDLTPKLRACEGIDQVVAFGNTLHISGRDNNLIEKGIRTHAGAENRFEPCATSLEEVFIDLMRGMNP, from the coding sequence ATGACTGAGCAAACTGTCATAGACGTATCCGGCGTGACCAAATCCTTCGGACCCAAAACTGTGGTTAAGGGTCTGGATATGCAGGTCCGCAAGGGTGAGATATTCGGATTTCTCGGCCCTAACGGGTCCGGCAAGACCACCTTTATCCGCATGCTCTGCGGCTTGCTGCGACCGGACTCCGGCTCCGGCACCTGCCTTGGTTATGACATCATTGAGGAAGCTGAATTCATTAAACCCAAAGTGGGCTACATGGCCCAGAAATTCAGCCTTTACGGTGACCTGACCGTAAAAGAAAACCTTGATTTCCTTGCCCGTGCCTACCAATTACCCAACCGCCGCAAGCTTGTTGATGATGCCATAGAACGCATGAATATGGGCAGGTTCACCAACCAGCTCGCCGGATCACTTTCCGGGGGCTGGAAGCAACGTCTGGCTCTGACCGGATGCACCCTGCATAATCCGCAGCTGCTGCTCCTTGATGAACCTACCGCGGGTGTGGACCCTTCCGCACGCCGCGATTTCTGGGATGAGGTACACAACCTAGCAGCGCAAGGCATCACCGCGCTCATTTCCACTCATTACATGGATGAGGCTGAACGCTGCCATCGCCTTGCATATATCGCATACGGCGATCTACTGGCTAAAGGCACTCTGGATGAGCTGGTCAGCAATTCCGGCCTGCACACATGGACGCTCAACGGTCCGAACCTGAATGACCTAACCCCGAAGTTGCGAGCATGTGAAGGTATTGATCAGGTAGTTGCTTTCGGCAACACCCTGCACATCAGCGGACGCGACAACAATTTAATTGAAAAGGGAATCCGCACCCATGCCGGAGCGGAGAATAGATTTGAGCCCTGCGCGACAAGCCTTGAGGAAGTTTTCATCGACCTCATGCGGGGGATGAATCCATGA
- a CDS encoding HlyD family efflux transporter periplasmic adaptor subunit, producing MKSGLKFSHIIVAILLSTLLYGCNESESKLWQGYVEGEFVYVSSPLGGQLDEISVRKGQTVLAGQPLFTLEREFEKSGVDEAEGNLNRTISDLADKRKGRRPSEIASIKARLKKAVAAERLAATEYKRRADLYSTRTISEEERDQARTDYEQATQQVKEIKSELKTATLGSRSDEINAAESSVRAAQAKLEQARWNYDQKAQSAPRSGLIFDTIRYQGEWVAAGKPIISILPPENRKIRFYVPEQIVGSFKLGDKLLVNFDGLAKPIPVTLSYISAQAEYTPPVIYSSQSRAKLVFMLEAVPATDKALLFKPGQPVDVSRTEYGFEIENGFFSRIKNYFRSSDD from the coding sequence ATGAAATCCGGTCTGAAATTTTCTCATATAATCGTAGCGATACTGCTTTCCACTCTGCTTTACGGCTGTAATGAATCAGAATCAAAGCTCTGGCAAGGCTATGTAGAAGGAGAATTCGTATACGTTTCTTCCCCCTTAGGCGGGCAATTGGATGAAATCAGCGTGCGTAAAGGACAGACCGTTCTAGCCGGACAACCTCTTTTCACTCTTGAACGTGAGTTTGAAAAGTCAGGAGTCGATGAAGCAGAGGGGAATCTTAACAGGACAATCAGTGATCTTGCCGACAAACGCAAAGGCCGTCGCCCTTCCGAAATTGCCTCCATCAAAGCCCGACTGAAAAAAGCTGTAGCCGCCGAGAGACTTGCTGCCACAGAATACAAACGACGCGCTGATCTTTACAGCACCAGAACTATCTCGGAAGAAGAAAGGGACCAAGCACGCACGGATTATGAGCAGGCCACACAACAGGTAAAAGAAATCAAATCCGAACTAAAAACAGCAACTCTCGGCTCCCGAAGCGATGAAATCAATGCTGCAGAATCTTCAGTAAGAGCCGCACAAGCCAAGCTTGAACAGGCCCGCTGGAACTATGATCAAAAAGCACAATCCGCACCTCGGTCAGGATTAATATTTGATACCATCCGTTATCAGGGAGAATGGGTTGCGGCCGGAAAACCGATCATTTCCATCCTGCCACCGGAAAACCGTAAAATCCGGTTTTACGTACCGGAACAGATTGTAGGCAGTTTCAAACTCGGTGATAAACTACTGGTAAATTTCGATGGGCTGGCAAAACCGATACCGGTAACTCTGAGCTACATTTCTGCACAGGCTGAATACACGCCCCCGGTCATATATTCCAGCCAGAGCAGAGCCAAACTGGTCTTTATGCTTGAAGCTGTTCCGGCAACGGACAAAGCCTTACTCTTCAAGCCCGGACAGCCTGTAGATGTCAGCAGGACAGAGTACGGATTTGAAATTGAAAACGGATTCTTTAGCCGTATAAAGAATTACTTCCGGAGCAGTGATGACTGA
- a CDS encoding GNAT family N-acetyltransferase, whose amino-acid sequence MYAFEVDGDFTFYKFRDFDGTKSLADGHLRWFWETMRQAGQLPVIFYDGTVEGFIDFQNLVFREDQHFFFGFKDQQPAGLFWLNGFTSKSCFVHLAIMPGFHGKGTLLMGRGVLRHLLSVTDVAGGYIFDCIKGLIPVTNPLACRMAERSGFKKAGILPQAAYLAAEDKSVDAAIFCAVRNKEGEMPETENFKQGE is encoded by the coding sequence ATGTATGCATTTGAAGTGGATGGAGATTTTACATTTTATAAATTCAGGGATTTTGACGGCACGAAATCACTTGCCGACGGGCATCTGCGTTGGTTCTGGGAAACCATGCGCCAGGCAGGTCAACTTCCGGTAATTTTTTATGATGGAACCGTGGAAGGTTTTATCGATTTCCAGAATCTTGTCTTTCGTGAAGATCAGCATTTCTTTTTCGGATTTAAGGATCAGCAACCCGCCGGATTGTTCTGGCTGAACGGTTTCACCTCAAAGTCATGTTTTGTGCATCTCGCGATCATGCCCGGATTTCACGGTAAGGGGACTCTGCTGATGGGACGGGGGGTGCTGCGACATCTGTTGTCAGTCACTGACGTTGCGGGTGGATATATTTTCGACTGCATAAAGGGGTTGATACCCGTGACCAATCCGCTGGCCTGCCGTATGGCAGAGCGGTCCGGATTTAAGAAGGCGGGAATTCTGCCGCAGGCCGCTTATCTGGCGGCTGAAGATAAAAGCGTTGATGCCGCAATTTTTTGTGCGGTTAGGAATAAAGAGGGCGAAATGCCCGAAACAGAAAATTTTAAACAAGGAGAATGA
- a CDS encoding aminobutyrate aminotransferase, translating into MPNYYRPDLPAANEGQSNVWFANGSPGFNGYFKWHRYTYGTNPSSSTEGLNAPADWRAPEDWTFSEKTGHWYTPGEMQNAGYSNIDGEWLHPNDIRQREVDRQNAEFAVKVARRRESEGRMRKVHALGRKKTILTGPDGVVAKATISKEFLKRSKGVMK; encoded by the coding sequence ATGCCGAATTATTACAGACCCGATCTTCCTGCAGCAAATGAAGGCCAGTCCAATGTCTGGTTTGCCAACGGTTCCCCCGGATTTAACGGCTATTTCAAATGGCACCGCTACACTTACGGCACCAATCCGTCATCATCCACAGAAGGACTCAACGCCCCTGCGGACTGGCGTGCCCCGGAAGATTGGACCTTCTCGGAAAAGACCGGGCATTGGTATACACCCGGTGAAATGCAGAATGCCGGATACAGCAACATTGACGGTGAATGGTTGCATCCCAATGATATCCGGCAACGGGAAGTCGATCGTCAGAATGCGGAATTTGCAGTCAAGGTGGCACGGCGCAGAGAATCTGAAGGTCGTATGCGTAAGGTCCATGCCCTAGGACGTAAGAAGACAATTTTGACCGGACCGGATGGGGTGGTAGCCAAGGCTACAATCAGTAAGGAATTTTTGAAACGTTCCAAAGGAGTAATGAAATGA
- a CDS encoding portal protein: MRHIENNQYLRRLHDLRQERNSWESHWQEISDYILPRKGVYDGHRPNDGRVRSGKIIDSTATRSLRILAAGLQGGLTSPARPWFRLGISDRDLSRHKSVREWISKVESAMYRALARSNFYSCIHSLYTELAGFGTGILYCEPDDERGIRFRTLTAGEYCLATDAQGRVDTVYREFKMTARQLEKRFGKQNLPATVHSSLNMNRDHWFDVLHVVQPRDEFDVDLMDTMNMPFESVFLLNGHGGHVLSESGFMENPYMAPRWDTSAMDVYGRSPAMDVLADVKMLMEMSKSQIQAVHLTLRPPMKVPSMYSRRLNLLPGGQNPVEQNQQDSVSPLYQVRPDLAGVSNKIQDVRTAIREGFYNDIFMMMAGTNRRTITAAEVAERHEEKLIQLGPVIERQHTELLDPLIDRVFGILMRSGQLPEAPSILEGADIKIDYISVLAQAQKMVGTQSIQSLAQFVGNLAKANPEVLDKVDMDRAVDDYAELIGVPNGIVRSGDEVEKLRGMRNDMLMKQEQLQQSLQAASMGAGIVKDLSHSGLNPAQMQGMVNQAGQMMQY; the protein is encoded by the coding sequence ATGAGACACATTGAAAATAATCAATATTTACGGCGGTTGCATGATTTGCGTCAGGAGCGCAACAGCTGGGAATCGCATTGGCAGGAGATCAGTGATTACATTCTGCCACGTAAGGGCGTTTATGACGGGCACCGTCCGAATGATGGGCGGGTGCGGTCCGGTAAGATCATTGATTCCACTGCCACGCGATCCCTGCGTATTCTCGCAGCTGGCTTGCAGGGCGGGCTGACTTCCCCGGCCCGGCCGTGGTTCAGGCTCGGTATTTCAGATCGCGATCTTTCGCGGCATAAGTCGGTGCGGGAATGGATATCCAAGGTAGAGAGCGCAATGTATCGTGCTCTGGCCCGCAGTAACTTTTACTCCTGCATCCATTCACTATACACGGAACTTGCCGGATTCGGTACCGGGATTCTCTATTGTGAACCGGATGACGAGCGCGGAATTAGGTTCCGTACTCTTACCGCCGGGGAGTACTGCCTAGCCACAGATGCACAAGGACGCGTGGATACGGTTTACCGTGAATTCAAGATGACCGCCCGCCAGCTTGAAAAAAGGTTCGGCAAGCAAAATTTGCCTGCCACGGTACATAGCAGCCTGAACATGAATCGCGATCATTGGTTCGATGTTCTGCATGTGGTCCAGCCTCGTGATGAGTTCGATGTAGACCTCATGGATACTATGAATATGCCGTTTGAATCCGTGTTTCTGCTCAATGGTCACGGCGGGCATGTGCTTTCCGAGAGCGGTTTCATGGAGAACCCGTATATGGCTCCGCGCTGGGATACTTCCGCCATGGATGTGTATGGACGTTCTCCGGCCATGGATGTGCTGGCGGATGTGAAGATGCTTATGGAGATGAGCAAAAGCCAGATTCAGGCCGTGCATTTAACGCTCAGGCCGCCCATGAAAGTCCCTTCCATGTATTCAAGGCGGTTGAATTTATTGCCTGGCGGTCAGAACCCGGTGGAGCAGAATCAGCAGGATTCGGTTTCCCCTCTTTATCAGGTGCGGCCGGACCTTGCCGGGGTCAGTAATAAGATTCAGGATGTACGGACCGCAATTCGTGAAGGGTTCTACAATGATATATTCATGATGATGGCCGGAACCAACCGTAGAACCATTACCGCTGCTGAGGTAGCTGAGCGGCATGAGGAAAAGCTTATCCAGCTCGGTCCGGTTATTGAACGCCAGCACACGGAGCTTCTTGATCCGCTTATCGACAGGGTTTTCGGCATATTGATGCGTTCCGGGCAACTGCCGGAAGCTCCTTCTATTCTCGAAGGGGCTGATATTAAGATTGACTATATCTCGGTGCTGGCGCAGGCCCAGAAAATGGTAGGCACTCAGTCTATTCAGTCACTGGCTCAGTTTGTAGGCAATCTGGCAAAGGCTAATCCTGAAGTCTTGGATAAGGTGGATATGGACCGGGCCGTTGATGACTATGCGGAGTTGATCGGGGTTCCCAACGGTATTGTCCGTTCTGGTGATGAGGTGGAAAAGCTGAGGGGCATGCGTAATGATATGCTCATGAAGCAAGAACAATTGCAGCAGAGTTTGCAGGCGGCCTCCATGGGGGCAGGCATTGTGAAAGATCTTTCTCACTCCGGTTTGAATCCAGCCCAGATGCAGGGTATGGTCAATCAGGCCGGACAGATGATGCAATATTAA
- a CDS encoding TetR/AcrR family transcriptional regulator yields the protein MSKRMDRLSRRDQIAEEALKLAAKGVSAITVSNVAKACGIVPAALYRHYKNKDAIFDGVRELIRKKLIDNAKTAMDEGETPLDVLKQLALRHADLLHKHPGIPRLLFSEAALDQKSIRRKAIYSLMTEYRAAAGEIAAKGQEMGQIRKDVDPADIVFMLLGTVVPPSFLFHISNGEFDPREQVKRNLQLFEETVAVKKEN from the coding sequence ATGAGCAAACGAATGGATCGCCTATCAAGGCGCGATCAGATAGCAGAAGAAGCCCTTAAGCTGGCAGCCAAAGGGGTTTCCGCCATTACAGTGAGTAACGTTGCCAAGGCTTGCGGCATCGTGCCTGCCGCCCTTTACCGTCATTACAAGAACAAAGACGCAATTTTTGATGGGGTACGTGAACTGATTCGTAAAAAACTCATAGATAACGCTAAAACCGCCATGGATGAGGGAGAGACTCCTTTAGACGTGCTGAAGCAACTGGCCCTGCGTCATGCCGACCTGCTGCATAAACACCCCGGCATTCCACGCCTGCTCTTCTCTGAAGCTGCTTTGGACCAGAAATCTATCCGACGTAAGGCAATATACTCTTTGATGACCGAATACCGCGCGGCTGCAGGAGAAATAGCCGCCAAAGGGCAGGAAATGGGCCAAATCCGCAAAGACGTTGATCCTGCGGATATTGTCTTCATGCTGTTGGGAACTGTGGTTCCTCCTTCCTTCCTCTTTCATATTTCCAACGGAGAATTTGATCCTCGCGAACAGGTCAAACGCAACCTTCAGTTGTTTGAAGAAACTGTCGCTGTGAAAAAGGAGAACTAA